ATTCCACACAGATCCCCTCTTTCTGTGCTGCTTGGAGAAAAGAAGCCATGCCATTATTTCCATAATCTGAATCTGATCGGACAGCACCTATCCAAGTCCAGCCAAACTGTTTCACCAGCTTGGCTGGTGCTTCAGCTTGAATCTGGTCACTGGGAATTGTTCTGAAAGAACCTGGGTACTGCTGCTTGTCAGACAAGCATGCACATGTCGAAAAGTGGCTAACCctaaaccaaaataaataaaatagagtaACTTTGAAACAACTGCACAAACGCGAACAGTcaacaaatactatgttttctAGAAATGCAAAATATTTACCTGAGCAATGTTAAAAGCACTAATAAGTTGTGACATGGTAATAGATGGCGTAGACCCAGAGTCACCAACAACAGCCATCACCATACCAGACTGAGAGCAGTTTTTACCAGTGTTAAACTGAGCCTCCAAtctatttaaaaactgaaatgccACATGCTCTGCCACAGGTACTGATGCACATGAATCATAGATTTGATAACCAAGCTCATTTCCCGGCAGCAGGTCTGTGCTGTTGTTAATTTCTTCTATGGCAAAGACCATCGAACTTGTGGATTGCAGCTCAACAGTGTCAATGCTGTAAACAAtcatgtcattttaaaattttgaatgTCGATTTAGGTAAAGATATTATACGTGATAAATTAAGCTTAGCGACAATAATGTTGCAGACAGCTAGTTTAGGTACATCAAATCACTGCTTGACCAGTTAAATTCAGCACAGAAATATTACTCAGAAATCAATATACAATTATAGATAAATATTTACtgttaaatatttataatataagTAAAAATTTAgttctgaaaacacaaaaacactattttaaaaatctaaattacTTACTATTGTTAGAAGAATTATATTATAAATACTTATATACCATGAATCATCATacatgtgaaaacattttttaattttttcagttcAGAATACTAGGCCTTTTGGGAGTCCCAGGGTCTGGGAAAGTGCCCTTACCAGGGCATCAATTGTGCTTTTAGGGGACTAAAATGCTCACACGAGCAATGGCAGTGTGATCTGGAAAGGTGTGACTTGGAGGAATAGATCCTTACCTgagtggtgttttgttattggataTCTGTGTTAGCCATAGTCTGCccataacaaacaccatgttTAAGCTTGAGTGTCCACAGGTGCACTTGTAAACAGAACACTATAGATTGATGATCATTATTGTAATGATATCATCAGCTCTGTGGCCAGATGTCTTGGACATTCAGATGAGAAAAGGAGTAGCACTCTCAACTGATCAAGACTTGGTTGTGAGTTAGATCAAGTGGCAGGGGTGGTAGGGGTGGCCAGGAAAAGTGTTTCTCTGCTTGACCTGTTTGACTGGCATGTTTCTGGACATATTTACTGTTAGCTGTTAGCATCGGCTGTTAGCCGCTGGGCTGCTTTTGGACAGACGGCTTTCAGACATTATATCATCATGACTGTTAAGGTCCTGTTCTTCCAGGCTCTTCTCTCTGGGTTTGTTCTGCAGTCCATACATACAAGGCCTGTCTCCTCCACTCTGAGACACACTGCATCAGTGTATCTCATTTACTCTTCCAGCACCTCTTGACCCTTCCACCAGCTTTACTGCCCCACACAGACATTGCCTGGCACTCTCGTTGAAAGTATGTCCACTGCGGATCCAGGCAGAACTACAAGATCGACAGCAGGAACCCGATACATCCCTGTGGTCATCTCAGCGCTGCTCTGCTAGGAAGCCTCATGGATGGACTGCTGACCGTAGTGTGCTTGCTAGTCTTGCCAGGTCGACTTACAATGCTAGCGGCAACTATCCTGTCTCTGTTTGACTGCTCAATGTCCGATCGCTCTCCAGCAAGGGACCACTTGTCTATGATCTTCTTAATAATCAGAAACTTATGTTATGTTACTGTTTGGttaattttatgttttaaatgttaGTAAAATGCGCCACCCAGTGGCCGCTTTAAGTCGATGTTTTATGACAGTAGAAGAAGAGTTAGACAGGAAGTTGATGTTTTCTTGCTATGCTGTTTCAAGATGGCCGCTCCACATTCATGTCCTTCTTTTGGGTGTTTGTTAAAGCATTGTCTGTAAGTATTTAATGGTAAAAAGCAATGAGACACTCCAAGTGTTGTCTTTATGTTTGATAGATCACAGTTAGCACGTTTTCAATGCGCTATTCATATGTAAATGAGATCGCCAGTTCATATGCTAATTTACGGTGCTAATCGTCATGCTAGCTTCTCAATCACATTGTTAGGTCATTGGTTTAAGGCACATATTGTTGTTAACAGTAGAGATAAGTAATGTACATTTCCGTATATGCTTTATTGTTGcattttcacaaaatgaaagaaCCAGTAAACTTCATAAGATCTCATCTACTGTCTGGAGTTCCTGggttcatgtttagctgtttggaTAGCTAGTCAGACTTCTAGCGAGGCCAGTTACAGTGAAAAGACAGCACCACGGCAAGCATCAAAGCTACAGAAGCCACCGCGTGGAGCTACGACCATCCTATTAAGCCAAGTAAAGTACATATGGACCCAATCAAAATACAAGAAATCCAAAATGTCTGAAAGTAAATCCTTCAAAAGCGCGACAGGGTCAGTCCGTTCCCACAAACCACCATCAAAGGCAGGCTCGTCAGCTAGCATTGAACTGCTCAGAGTAAAAGCAAAGGCTGAAGCTGCTCAAGCAAGAGCCTCATATGCAAAGAGAGAAATAGAAATTAAAGTTGAGCAAGCATGCTTACAAGCTACTCTCGATGCACTGAGAGCAGAACAAGAGAAGGAAGCTGCCATAGCAGAAGCTAATTCTTTAGAAGCTGGTCTACTTGAATTAGGCTTCGAAACACGCAGTGTAGCTTATGGCCCATCCCTAGCTGAGAACCAAGAAAAATGCATTGCAGAGTATGTTTTGGAACAAACAGCTATCAATGCAGCAGAATCAACAGCCCCAGTAAAAACTGAATACAAAGACCCTGCACCTGCCTTTCAAGAAATCGCTGTAaaagaaggaaacaaaacaaactgtgctGCTACTCATAACGAACTGTACAAGCCCCTATCCACCAGCTACAAAGAGTTTACCCCTCTTGTTCAGACACCATATAAATCCAATTGTGCTCACAGTGACCATGCCCCAAGCCAACCGACTTACGACCTTGCCAAATATCTAGTTCCTGggttcatgtttagctgtttcgaTAGCTAGTCAGACTTCTAGTGAAGCCAATTACAACTTGACTTTCTAACAGAGACCTGGCAGCGTCCAAATGATTTCGCCGAACTCAGTATCACCACTCTGCCTGGATTTGTTTACACCTGCCAACTCTGTGTGTCTGGATGGGAGTCTGGACACACGGATGAGGTATAAGGTATCTTGTCTTTCTGCTCCTGTGTATTCCTCTATTGAATCCATTATCATACAAATTAATGGCCCAATTCCCACAATTTTAGTTGCTGTTTACCATCTATCATAAACCCAACTTTGACTTTTTAACAGACTTTTCTGACTATCTTTCTGAAATTCTACTCTTATCTCCAAATAAATATACTACTATTTTGGATCTTCTCTGCTGCACTGGTGTCATCCCAAAGAACTGTGCTGTATTGGACATGCATTTTTCAGATCATAAATTAGTTTTATTCAGTGTTAGTCTCCTactgtacaaaaataaataaaaccactcaATTACTTTTAGAAACATTAGGGGCATTGATCTATCAGCTCTTTCCCTTGGCATTAATAATTTACCAACCATTGATGCCTCAGCTTCTGCAGACGACTTGGTATTGCACTATAACAATGGATTATCAACCTCTTAGATACCGACTAGATATTGAACTGTTGTCTTTCACTCGCTCTGCCCCCTGGTATTCATCTGAACTTCACCAACTTAAAGCTGTTGGATGCCACCTGGAACATCTCTTCAGAAAAACAGGACTTATTATTCATAAGGACATATATCTCAGTCATATACAACATTATAAAGAAGCTATTTATCATGCTAAATCTGCTTACTGCACTTCTATTATTTAGTCTGTTGAAGGAAACACTCGCACTTTGTTTTCTACATTACATAATATTGTTAAACCTCCAGATACCTTTGCTATACATACACTGTACTTCAAAATTGTGCTTCATCAACAATTGCCCTCTTCTTGTGATATTGTCAATTGTTCTACTTGCATTTTTTTCCTACTCAACTGTCATCTTCTCTATCCAGTTTTGATCTTCCTACAATAATTCAGCTATCTTCTATGATTACTAAGTTAAAGTCATCATCGTGTAAACTTGATCCACTGGCCACCAGTGATGGGTATAAAGgcattacaagtaacggcgttactaacggcattacttttttcagtaaggagtaatctaactaattactattcctatcgttacaacgccgttacttTTACAATTGTGTTGATAgtccacgtaaaaccagagggAAAATACACGTGTTTTTCCCTCagtagtttcgtcacgtttactgtcaaacaaaaaacagcccatTTGTGTtagtggaaaaatgcaccatgtcgaccaatcaaaaatgatatggaaacatgacatttggttgtttaggaagagggggaagttttaggaatgatggcgagagagagagagagagagagagagagagagacagcagaaaaagagagagagcgagttttgagatgtgagagatttgtgatgtttagcaTGTTTgaagtgtgtagttaatgtgttgtcttgtgtagttagtgtgtagtgttgtggatagttttgtgttgtgtgtcagaacaatgaggcgactgctgtctccaggtaaaaaacaggagaagtgatacacctgctgctgtcagacctgcaggtttcaggctgtgatgttctcctttatagtggacagaaattatttttttggagtggcacaaaaaaaaggtaaaaggtaaatggctgcaaataactttgttgtttgcaaaacttgtgcataggatttttgCATTTAATTGCATTTAAAGCTAtgaaagttatgaaatatgtatcaataaacatgtttgtggttgttacagtaaaaaatataacttttttctactcggattttatattttctgtctgattttagatcaattgtgttaatacagtatatcaaaatgaaaacataactgtaaattcaggcacgtgaggttgtgctgaaaagcatgataccaaacaaggcaaagtaaatagtttttaaaggtgtaatgtagaggtaaaatcaagagtagtaaaaaatggtaactagtaactataattaattactttttcaaagtaacttgcccaacactgctggcCACTAATCTTGTTAAACTTTCACTCCCCTCTCTTAGGCTTGTTAATCGCTAATGTTGTACACTCCTCCCTTATCTCTGGTCGTGTTCTATcctttctatatatatatatatatgtgtgtatatatatatatatatatatatatatatatatatacacatacactggccacaacagactcatagaaaatcctgagcatatGTGGCAGGATGAATGCTATTCTTTGGTTCAACCCACTTTCAGCCTGGCGCATTAGGGGGGCGCTAGTATAAATAGTGGCCATTTGAGCGTCCCTGGATAGCTTACCTGTGATCTCCTTTTTGGTCTCCTGACTTCCCTTTGGTGTTGCCGAGATTAGTTGCGGGTTACACTTCTGAAGCCTCCATCGCAGCTGGTAGGTGTTTACTCATTGTAGGTGTACATTACCTTACTTGGTGGTAAACGGCTATTGTTTGTAGGTCGTAGCTGTAGAAGCCTCCTTTGAGCCATTCTGCTCATGTTTTATGACGCGGCTTAATCGGTACGTAATCCACTTTTGTTACGATCTCTGCcttttattgttcttttataGTAATTACTTATTGTGCTTTGCAGGAAGTGTGGGCCTTAGTTTTACGCCACGCTATGCGAGCtgaagtgctgctgctttgttttgctttgtttttactgtCTGTTCCGGCTGCGAGGTTTCTTTCCTACTGCTGCCAGCCTTTAAAGTGGACGTCGGCATGGACAGCGGCCATATGCATGCCTGTTATGGGAGTCGGCTGGCGTGCATATTGATTGACCGGATAATTAACTTATAGTCGTGCAGACGGCCAGTTGGAGTACTACGGCGATTCCGTTTGCTCCAGATTTTAGAGTTTTATCTAGAttgtatgttgtttttctgttgttttgatttgtagttttgatttttgttacGCCACTGGTGGGAGGCCCTTTTTCTAGCTGTAGATCACCAGTGTGGTCCTACAGTTGGGTTATCCCCCAGCGCTGCATATTAGTTTTGTTGtaatatattaaaattttctttgtttcttttattcagatgcgGAGTGCCGACGTGGAGGAGACTAGGGTGCCTTGGTGGTAGGATCTTCTGAGTGTACACACCTGCCTTGTTTAATTtattagtgtgagtgtgtgatagTGTGCTGCACTTGTGTGTTggtgtattttcttctttttttgagtttgtgtgtggcatCCCTGCCCTCCACTGGTAAGCCTCGGCTCTGAATACCTTTTTTAGTATATTTGTACACTGATATTTATGATTGTGCTTTTATACgttgttttaaataattattaataaattgtTAAACTGTTTTATCATTGAACCTCGTCTCTGTACTGAGTATAGCGAACCTAAGTACCTTTTTGGTGATTTAGTGTTACTTCCagtattctctgggtgaaattcccagggtggCGTTGTCTTTTAAACTGTGAAGAGTATTTACTTTATTTCCACCTCGTGCTGCCACACATAGTCcagcagatgttgaaggacctcagtcgcctcaaaataTAGAGGCttctctggcccttcctgtaaagtgctgtggtgtttttagcccagtccagttcATTGTCAATGTGTAcgccaaggtatttatagtcctccacaatgtcaacatttACCCCCTGGactgaaacaggggtcaagtgtttcctggtcttcctgaagtccacgatcagttccttggtctttgccacgttgagctgaagatgattctgctcacaccacatGACAAAGGAGTtgaccacagcccggtactctgtGTCATCATctctgctgatgcatccaaccactgcagagtcatcagaaaacttctgaagatggcaggtctctgtgcagtggctgaagtctgtggtgtagagggtgaagaggaaagaAGAGAGGACGGTGccttgtggtgcccctgtgttgctaattaccttgtcagacacacactgtggaagacgcacatattgtggtcttcctgtcacgtaatcaacaatccaggacaccagagaagcatccacctgcatcgctgttAACTTATCTCCCAGGAGGGTCagcctgatggtgttgaaagcactggaaaagtcaaaaaacatgaccctcacagtgctcgccggctggtccagatgggtgtagaTACGATtaagcaggtagatgatggcgtcctcagttCCTAGACGGGGCTGATAAGCGAACtgaaggggatccagatgtggtctgaCTATGGGTCGgagctggtccaggatgagcctttccagggtcttcataatgtgggaggtcagtgccactggcctgtaatcctgggggctACTGGGGCGTGGCGTCTTTGGTACCGAgacgaggcatgatgtcttccacagcactgggaccctctgcagactcagactcagcagGAACAGTTTATGGAAGACTCCACACAGTTGGGGGGCGCAGGCCTTGAGGACGCGGGGACTCActccgtctggtccagcagacttgcctgagtgaagtctcctcatttgcatctgAACCTGGTCTTGAGTGAAAgtgatgggtgggggaggggtgtcaggaTTCTCACCGGGGGCAACAGTGCTATGTGGAGAGAGAAGCAGGCACTGTGGTGTGGCTCTGGATTccaggctgactacaggtgaGGTTGTGGAGGTGTGAGCAGTCACTGCCATGTCGAAtctgttgaaaaacaaattcaacTCATTAGCTCTATCctcacctccctcagctcccatgctgttggttggcctgaatccagtgatggtTTCATGCCACTCCACACCTCTCTCATACTGTTCTGCTTAATTTAGATGCCCTCTAAATAAAAGGGCAAAGCAGGCtatacctgctgcggagactcaggtcttttggagataagggcccactcctgaagaccttctatgactctgtggtggccattttttatggtgtggtctgctgggatAGCAACATCTCCACTGGGGataggaagagactgaacaggctgatccggagggccagctctgttctaggatgccccctggacccagtggaggtggtgagtgacaagagaatggtggctaagctgtcatccctgctggacaacatctcccaccccatgcaggagactgacAGCACTGatcagctccttcagtggcaggctgtgGCACAACCGATGTGGGACAGAGAGATTtcacaggtctttcctccccactgctgtcaggctccacaacaaagacttcgcAACTGACcgaacacacacatccacacatgtgaaATAGTAATAACACTAAGAGCAATACTCTTTTTCTGACAACGTTGTatcttactcagttgtatatagtatttgtattctattttattctattgtatatagtattttattttattctattctattgtgtataGTTGTGTACAGTGTCTTCTTCTTATCCTATTCCAGtgttctaatttttgctatgtaACTTTACACTGTCCACtttttgctgtaacaaaacaaatttcccacatgtgagACTAagaaaggttatcttatcttatcttatcttatctaaaACCCACAGCTACTCTCCCACCCACATCCATTTCTGATTGTTTAAGTGAAATCAAGGTTTGGTTTACTCATAACTTTTTTACACTTAATGGCAATAAAACAGAATCTATTCTAATAGGCACCAAATCAAAACTGACTAAAGTTCCAGCAAGAAGTCTTTCATTATCCATTGATAACTCTGTTGTCACATCTTCCCCTCGGGTTAAGTCTTGGTATCATCCTTGACAGCACTCTTTCCTTCACAGCACATATAAATGATATGACTCGGTCTTCCTATTTTCATCTTCATAATATTAACCACCTTTGTCCTTCATTCTCCCAACAGTATCTCCATACTTGTCAATGCTTTTGTCACATCTcgtttagattactgtaatttTCTTCTCTATGGTCTACCCCAAAAATATCTTCATAAATTGCAGTTAGttcaaaatacagctgctcaTATCATATTCAGAATGAACATATAACACCTGTTCTTAAACTGCTCCATTGGCTTCCAGTTCACCTCTATGCCAATTTCAAGATCATGCTTCTTACTTTCAAAGTGCTTCATAACCTTGCTCCCCCAAATTTGTCTGATCTTTTCCATACATACTCACCCCCTTGTACACTGCAGTCTTCTTCAGTTTCCCTTTTGTCTGTTCCACCTGCTCACCTGACTACTCAGAGCCTTTAGTTGTTCAGGGCTAAGACTTTGGAATGCACTTCCATCAGATCTCCGGACTACAAACACTCTCTCCACTCTTAAATCACATCTTAAAACTCAtctatttaaaaactgtatacCCTACATCATAATTCCATCTTAGTCGATTTTTTACCTTGTTTACTTTTATACTTGCTTTTATACTTTcatacttgtttttttatttttcatttaccttatgtttttattgtactAATTAAGGGGACCTTGAGGGTCTTTAAAGGCgcctataaataaatgaatgcattACCACTGAATATATAACAAAAACACTAGTTTTGTTATAAATTACTGTATATGAGTTTATTGTGACTTTATGggtatttatgtgtttattcatgtggTCAAGGAACTTTAAACTTaagttaaaaattattttaagattttagcTCTTAATGAAGAAACCTCttaaactgaaaaattaaaagagaaaacTTAAAGAATTGCAGTCACTTTCCTTTCGGGCATCAAAAATAACATGATCTGGATGACGtacataaacatttatttatgtgcttaaatcagaataaaacatttacataTTAAAGAGTTACAcatatgaataataaataatttaactaTTGGCATGTAAgtagaaaaacacaatttcagtttacaattgcaacattaaccctttttaaattattaatataCTATGACTGATTTTTgctcattaaatatttttttgtgttcttcTCAGGTTTAAACAATATGATAAAACATTTTGGGGCAAATATACACAGCATTAGTCCAAAGCTGGAGGCCAGAATGGCAAAAATTTCCACAACCACTGTAAATTTTCCAGGAGAGCTGACATATGCTGGGATAAAGGTGATCCACACTGCACAGAATATCAGCATGCTGAAGGTGATAAGCTTGGCTTCATTGAAATTATCAGGTAATTTGCGGGCTAAGACagctaaaacaaagcaaaaggcAGCAAGTAGGCCTATATAACCGAGCACAGCCCAGAAGCCAACAGCAGAGCCTAATGCACATTCCAGGATGATTTTCTCCTTGTATGTGGTTAGATTTTTGATTGCAAAGGGAGGGCTCACTACCAGCCATATAGTACATATTAAAATCTGAATAAAGGTGAAACACATAACAGTCATTCTTTGTTGTGGAGGACCAAACCATTTCATCACATTACTACCTGGAAGTGTCGCTTTAAAAGCCATTAAAACCACTATAGTTTTCCCAAGTACACAGGAGATACAGAGCACAAAGGTGATCCCAAATGCAGTGTGACGCAGCATGCAGGACCACTCAGAAGGTGCTCCAATGAAGGTTAATGAACATAAGAAacacagagtgagagagatgAGCAGCAGGAAGCTCAGCTCAGAGTTGTTGGCTCGGACAACTGGAGTTGTCCTGTGATAAAAGAATACACCTGCGGTGATAATGGCCAGTAAGGCACCCAGAACTGAGAATGTGGCCAGGATGATTCCTAGGATGTCTTGAAATGAAAGAAACTCTACAGGCTTAGGGATACAAGTGTCTCTCTTTGCGTTAGGCCAGAACTCTTTGTGGCAGGGTAAACAGTCAGCTGAatctaaataaaagaaataaatttttttaaaaagaaaaagagagatttattttattttattcaattttacAGATATGGATAATAATCATCATCCAGTTTTACCTGTAATATTATTAATCTCTCCTTCAGGACATGCTATACAATCATAGCAGCAGATGGGTTTTCCTTTCTGCAGTACTTTACGAGTTCCTGGAGGACAACTGTCAGTGCACACTGACACAGGCACCTGTGAAAGACATAAAGGAAGTGTAATAGATGTAAATATTTTCTGCACAGCTATAAGGATTCCATACTTGTTGAATTTAATTATATAGATTCTTGACTCATTACATTTGTGCTATCTTCCATCCAGGTTATGTTTCTGTTCATTCTAAACTCCTTGCCCACTGGTAGTGACGCATCATACAGTCCTACAGTTACTATCTCAGTGTTGCCACTCTCGTGTTTTTGCCAGTTTACCAGCTCATAGTTAGCCACAGGATCCCCATTAGCATTAAAAGACACATCATAACCATTCTGGGAAAAATTTACTTTCTTCAATTCAGTTAAAACCTGAAAGGATGAGTTCAGACACAAAGGgaggggaaagaaagaaaaatgtttaaaatttaaaaaattaataacaaTACTGCACTTCATCCATGTAAGATCAGAGATAATGAAGGAAAATGGCCTTTGTTTAATCTTACCTGTTTGGGCTCTAACTTGGTTAGTTTGTCACACTGAGCTGTGACATTTTTTCCATGACACACTGCATTATGAATGGCATGTGCTATTGCATACACAGCCTTGTACACCATGTTAGCAATTCTGAGCTGAGACGTGTCAGTGTATTGGCTTTTGAGGTTTTGTATGTCTTCATTTCCATTACAAACTTTCTCGTCTACAGTAGCAGCACCTAcagaaaaatgaacaaacacaaacatatctttTCACCATTGAACTTTGATCTAAAtttcatacattttattttttgataaatCTGACAAATTAGAGGTTTTTCTGTAAGCAAGAAAACGTTCTTACTTTTTTTCAGTCTACAGTTGAATGCATCCTCCCAAAACTCAGTGAGCACTGACGAAGCAGCCActtcagagaaagagagattcAGCAGGAATTCTCTGAGACCTGGGATTGCAGACTTCGGAATACCAAATCCAATGGCCCCAGCACAGAAACTGTAACTCG
The window above is part of the Pelmatolapia mariae isolate MD_Pm_ZW linkage group LG14, Pm_UMD_F_2, whole genome shotgun sequence genome. Proteins encoded here:
- the LOC134641264 gene encoding extracellular calcium-sensing receptor-like → MDGDFIIGGSFSLHAYMDTFYNNYSSIPKPVKCKGSIDTRGLQSTSSMVFAIEEINNSTDLLPGIELGYQIYDSCASVPVAVHVAFQFLNRLDAQFNTGKNCSQSGMVMAVVGDSGSTPSISISRLISPFNIPQVSHFATCACLSDKQQYPNFFRTIPSDQIQAEALAKLVKHFGWNWIGAVRSDSDYGNNGMASFLQAAQKEGICVEYSVSFYRTYPQSRIQKVADVIRRSKAVVVVAFASFGDMKILLEELSREPSPPRQWIGSESWVTNTELTSYSFCAGAIGFGIPKSAIPGLREFLLNLSFSEVAASSVLTEFWEDAFNCRLKKSAATVDEKVCNGNEDIQNLKSQYTDTSQLRIANMVYKAVYAIAHAIHNAVCHGKNVTAQCDKLTKLEPKQVLTELKKVNFSQNGYDVSFNANGDPVANYELVNWQKHESGNTEIVTVGLYDASLPVGKEFRMNRNITWMEDSTNVPVSVCTDSCPPGTRKVLQKGKPICCYDCIACPEGEINNITDSADCLPCHKEFWPNAKRDTCIPKPVEFLSFQDILGIILATFSVLGALLAIITAGVFFYHRTTPVVRANNSELSFLLLISLTLCFLCSLTFIGAPSEWSCMLRHTAFGITFVLCISCVLGKTIVVLMAFKATLPGSNVMKWFGPPQQRMTVMCFTFIQILICTIWLVVSPPFAIKNLTTYKEKIILECALGSAVGFWAVLGYIGLLAAFCFVLAVLARKLPDNFNEAKLITFSMLIFCAVWITFIPAYVSSPGKFTVVVEIFAILASSFGLMLCIFAPKCFIILFKPEKNTKKYLMSKNQS